One Methylocaldum marinum DNA window includes the following coding sequences:
- a CDS encoding MarR family winged helix-turn-helix transcriptional regulator encodes MNTESIYDYLERIANLIRTDVRKAGVAKGLQPVQLEALHYLSRCNRYSNTPVAVADYLGLTKGTVSQTLGVLESSGLIKKEADLNDRRVVHLALTEEGSHVVSDAIPPNILKSAVDGLSDSSRNEITETLNRILRELQAANKLKTFGSCKTCRYHLIEEDGRRRCGLTMEWLTQSDSEKICREHQPAVESEVEENP; translated from the coding sequence ATGAATACCGAATCGATTTACGATTACTTGGAGCGCATCGCCAACCTCATCCGGACGGATGTCCGAAAGGCGGGCGTTGCGAAGGGATTGCAACCGGTACAGCTAGAGGCGCTGCATTATTTGAGCCGATGCAATCGGTATAGCAATACGCCCGTTGCGGTGGCCGATTACTTGGGACTGACCAAGGGAACGGTATCCCAAACCCTGGGTGTCTTGGAGTCTAGCGGCTTGATTAAGAAGGAAGCCGATCTCAACGACCGTCGGGTTGTTCATTTAGCCTTGACGGAAGAAGGCTCTCACGTCGTTTCCGATGCTATACCGCCCAATATACTGAAATCCGCTGTCGATGGACTTTCCGACAGCTCCCGCAATGAAATTACCGAGACCTTGAATCGGATTCTGAGAGAATTGCAGGCCGCGAACAAGTTGAAGACGTTCGGCTCCTGTAAGACGTGCCGGTACCATTTGATCGAGGAGGACGGGAGGCGCCGTTGCGGATTGACTATGGAGTGGTTGACGCAATCCGACTCGGAAAAAATCTGCCGGGAACACCAGCCGGCGGTTGAGAGTGAAGTC
- a CDS encoding DUF2024 family protein encodes MRCACAAPAGLGLREQDTALPYGCRCHAVVKRAPDHPGLFVQRHYRRNRKMSQIHVFDTYARSASGKIMHFDVVLPENDPAKALQYARDWLRSIGEEDAVVNAENCAYCHSEPDAPHEMQKDIEKQGYSIFKLEGCPR; translated from the coding sequence GTGCGCTGCGCCTGCGCAGCCCCCGCCGGGCTCGGATTGCGTGAACAGGACACTGCCTTGCCGTATGGATGCCGGTGTCATGCTGTCGTTAAACGCGCCCCAGACCATCCGGGCTTGTTTGTACAACGCCATTACCGACGAAACAGAAAGATGAGCCAAATTCACGTATTTGATACCTATGCACGAAGCGCGAGCGGCAAAATCATGCACTTCGATGTGGTTCTTCCGGAAAATGACCCTGCCAAAGCTCTGCAATATGCCCGCGACTGGCTCCGGTCAATCGGCGAGGAAGATGCCGTGGTAAATGCCGAAAATTGCGCCTATTGCCATAGCGAGCCGGATGCTCCACACGAAATGCAGAAAGATATCGAGAAGCAGGGCTATAGCATCTTTAAACTGGAAGGTTGCCCCCGGTAG